The Cyclobacterium amurskyense genome contains the following window.
AACTTGAAACACCAGCAACCGCTTCATTCCCTTCTAATTTTTGGACAAGTTCATCCAATACCTTTTCAGTTCTTTCTACGGTCGCTCCCACAGGAGTAGTGACATTTACATAGACCATACTTTGGTCTTCTGTAGGTATAAAGCCAGTAGGCAAAATCTTACTTACTCCCCAAGTGGCAGCAAAGAAAAACAACAATATTAGAGTAGTGATACCTTTTCTCGGCACCAAATAGGTGATGTATTGTAGGTATTTGTTTTCGAAGAAATTATAATACTGGTTGAACTTGTTAAAGAACCGCTGCAACAGTGTTTGCTTCTGTTCTTCACCGTAATGATTTTTAAGCAAGATAGCACAAAGAGCAGGGGTTAAGGTCAATGCATTGATACCAGAAATAAAGATGGCTACTGCAAGTGTCAATGAGAACTGTCGGTAAAACACACCCACTGGGCCGGACATAAATGCTACCGGAACAAATACTGCAGACATTACCATTGTAATGGCTATAATCGCCCCACTGATCTCTTTCATTGCAGCAAAAGTGGCTGCTCTTGGATCCAATCCTTCTTTTTCCATTTTGGCATGGACTGCCTCTACCACCACAATGGCATTATCCACCACAATTCCTATTGCAAGGACGAGCGCAAACAATGTGAGTAAATTGATAGAGAAGCCCAACCACTGCATAAAAAACATGGTCCCTATCAGTGCTACCGGAACAGCCAGGGTAGGAATCAATGTAGATCGGAAATCCTGGAGGAAAATAAACACTACTATAAATACCAAGATAAACGCCTCTAATAAGGTCACCAATACCTCTTTAACAGAAGCGTCAAGGAACCTCGACACATCATAGGAGATTTTGTAATCCATCCCAGAAGGAAAATTATCCTGCTTAATCTGTTCGATTTTCTTCTTCACATTGGCAATTACCTCACTGGCATTGGATCCTGGTCTCTGAATTACCATAACCGAAGCAGCAGGCTTGCCATCCATTTTGGCGATTCTACCATAATTCAGGTTACCGAATTCTACATCGGCAATGTCTTTTAATCGTAAAATCGAGCCGTCAGGATTGGCCCTAATGACAAGGTTTTCGTATTGCTTGGGTTCATAGAATTTTCCTGTATACTTAAGTACATACTGAAGTACCTGCATGTCTTTACCAGAACTAATTCCCAGTTGGCCAGGTGCAGCTTCCACGTTTTGATTGTTTATGGCTTCAATCACATCGTCCGTGGCTATTTTATAAGCTGTCATACGATCAGGTTTGAGCCAAATCCTCATGGAGTAATCTTTGGTACTCATTATCTCTGCCAATCCTACACCGTCTACCCGCTGCAATTCCTGCAATACATTAAGGTCGGTGTAGTTATAAATAAAGGCTTCATCCAGTGAGGGATCATCACTGGCAATATTGATATACATCAGTAGCCCTTCGACCTGTTTTTCTACCGTTACACCGGCTTTGGTCACAATCTCTGGCAGGTCATTGACTACTGTCGAAACCCGGTTTTGAATCTCCACAGCAGCAAGATCTGGATCTACACCTGCTTGAAAATAAACCTTGATAACTACAGTACCTCTATTACTACTAACAGAAGTCATGTAAGTCATGCCTGGAACACCATTGATTACTTTTTCAAGAGGTGTGGCCACCGTCTTGGCAGCAACCTCAGCATTTGCTCCCCTGTACTTGGCACGGATGGAAACTGATGGAGGCGCAATGTCGGGGAAAAGCTCAACTGGTAAGGTGAAAAAAGACAAAAGCCCCAGTAATACAAAGAAAAGGGAAATAACCAGTGATAAAACTGGTCTTTTAATAAATAAATCAAACATAGCTTATTGTTCTGTACTGGTAGGCATTACTTCTGCAAGGGTATCGTCATTTTCTGGTAATGTAGAACCAGTTTCATCAGCAACTATTTTAGGCTGAATGGTCATACCATCTTTCACATTCTGTATCCCTTCATACACCAGACGTTCTCCTACTTCCAAACCAGACTCTATAATATAATAATGAGAAAATCTTGCTCTAGGAATAATACTGCGCATCTCTACAGTGTTGTCCTCTTTAACTATGTATACAAAACTCCTGTCCTGAATTTCAAAGACCGCTTTCTGAGGTATAATAATTGCGTTCCTTATCTTATTGGTAAGGATGATTTTACCTGTTGCTCCGTGCTTAAGGATCTTTGTTGGATTGGGAAATAAAGCCCTAAATGCAATTGAACCGGTATTGGCATTGAATTCACCTTGCATGGTTTCGATAATGCCCTCATAAGCATAAGGCGCTCCATCTGCAAGTACAAGGTTGACAACATTGTTCTCAGTAGTCTCTCCTTTAGACTTGATGTATTCCAAGTATTCTTTCTCAGAGACATTGAAATAAACATGGACAGAGCTAATATTGGAAACGGTGGTAAATAAACTGCCTTGCTCTACCAAACTACCCGTTTTTAAAGGTATTCTATCAATAATCCCATCAAAAGGAGCCCTGATATTGGTATAGGACAATTGTACTTCTGCATTGTCCATGGCAGATTTGGCTTCCTCAATTTTCGCCAAAACAGCATCGTATTTCGCCTTGGTTAAGTTAAGCTCAGATTCCGAAATGACGTTGTTGTCCACCATAATTTTCAAACGGCCGACTTCAAACTCTATCACTTTGGCTTCTGCCTTGGCACTTTCAAAATTGGCTTTGGCTTTGGCCAATTCCGCTTTGTATTCCTGTTCGTTGGTTTTGAAAAGAATCTGGCCTTTTTTTACTTCCTGCCCTTCATCCACATTTACTTTTTCAAGAAAGCCCTGTACCCTAGCCCTAAGCTCCACATTCTGAATGGCTTTGATATCTGCTACGTAGTCCCTATGCATAATAGTGTCTGATGCAACCACTTCAATGACTGGGAATTCTTTGACTGCTTCAGCTTTTTTACCTGATTTATCGCCACTATTACATGAAAAAACAACTATTAACGGAATAAAAAATGCATATATTCCAATTTTATTTAATTTTATTCTGCTCATATTCAATACCAAACCTGTTTTACCTTTATTCAAATTTTAAAGTGATGTATTATTTACACTTTAAAGCAACAACAAATAATACAATAATTCCGGTTAAATCCTGTTAGATTTTGCCAAAGACACTTTTACTTCCTGTCAACGGGCAATATCATGGATAAATAGGTGTTTAACTTTCTTTGAATAACTCGCTATCTTTGCTGCCTGTTGATTCTTTTACTTGTTGTATATTTGCGACTATACCTAGACTGTAATATGTTCAGAAAATCTATACTATTGATAGGCTTGTCAATAATTAATCTCGCGGTGTATGCCCAAGACATTCCCCAAGCCAAAGGCTATGTGGCCTATAAAGTCAGTCAAAAGCCTATTATAGATGGTAAGCTGGAAGAGTCCAACTGGCTCGCGGCCAATTGGTCTAGTCCTTTTATGGATATCCAGGGAACTGATTTTCCAATGCCCAATCAATTGACACAAATGAAAATGCTTTGGGATGAAAATTTTTTATACATCGGTATTCTACTCAAGGAGAAAAATATTTGGGCCACCTACACTGAAAGAGAATCAGTAATATTCCATGAGAATGATATTGAAATATTTATAGATCCAGATGGAGACACCCATAATTATTACGAAATAGAGGTCAATGCCCTTGGAACTCTATGGGATCTCTTGCTAACCAAACCTTATAAAAATGGTGGAAACCCTATCAATGGATGGAACATCAACGATTTTGAATATGCCATCCATCTAGATGGAACGATTAATGACCCCAGCGATGTGGACGACCACTGGTCCATAGAGATGGCTATACCCTGGAAAAGCCTCTCACAATCCGGCCCTTCCTACAAAGCCCCTGAAAATGGTGATCAATGGCGCATCAACTTTTCAAGGGTGCAATGGCAAATTGAACCTACAGCAAATGGCTACACGAAAAAAATCAACCCACAAACCGGTAAATCCTACCCGGAAGACAATTGGGTTTGGTCCCCCATGGGATTGATCAATATGCACCTGCCGGAAAGATGGGGTTACGTTCAATTTTCTGATAGCCAAGTTGGAAATGGCAATCAAGCTTTTGTCATGCATGCAGATGAGCAGATAAAAAACGAATTAAGAAAGCTATACGATGCAGAAAAGGCATTTTTCGCTATCCATGGTCATTATACCGATCAATTGACTGAGCTAAATAGCAATACTCCCTTGTCAGATGTGGCCATAGAAGCTACTAAGTCTTGGTTTAAAATCTCCTGCCCGGCAACTTCCAAGGACAAATACTGGTATATAACTGAGGACAGCAGGATATGGAAAAAATAAGTAGGGCATTTATCGACTTAGACAGCAAATTCTGACCGGCTAAATGGCAAAACAGATCAACTCATGATAAAAAATACAATTAACTTTTTTGGTTTTTGGCTTCTTGGCCTTATTTGCATTGGTTGTACCGAAGCGACAGAAACACGCTCATTGATCAACCTATTACTTATAGACTCTCCTGGAGATTTTGATGAAGTATGGGTAGAAGTCAATGGGGTAGAAATTCTGCCTGCGGGAATTCGCGGAAGTGAGGAAAATGCCAACTGGGTGAGTATCCCCTATCAGGCTGCCAGCAATATGGTTTTGGTAAGTGCACTGGTCAATGACACCCAGCTTCTCATAGGAAGAACAGAAATTCCAGCTGGAGATATTTCCAAAGTTAGGTTTCTTCTGGGAGATGTAGCCTACTTGATAAAGGACGACATCCGAACGGACATGAGCATCTCCACAGATAGCGAGGCACTATTGGAATTGGATGTGGACATTAACACCCAAAGTGGTCTTTCCTATGACATCATTCTGGATCTGGACCTGGCCCAATCTGTGGTCGCTAACCAAAGTGGAGGCTTTGATTTTGTCCCTCATCTTAGGGTATTTGTAGGGACTGGTTTATCAGAAATCACTGGAACAATCTACCCCATTAGCATCGCCCCACATGTGCTGGCAATCTCAGCCACAGACACCTTCAGCACACTCACCGCTGATGATGGTGGTTTCTTGCTTAGTGGCTTGCCAGAAGATGAATACGAATTCAAAATAGCCGCTCCTACAGGATATCAGGACACTACTTTCACTCTCTTGACTTACCCTGACAGCACATTGACCCTAGACCCAATCACCATCACCTTACAAGAATCCACCTCCCCCTGATAATATTGCCAAGATTATGAACGAAGATCAGCATAAAATCTACATGTTAAGGGCCATTGAACTGGCTGAATTAGGAAGGGGAAGTGTCAGCCCTAATCCCATGGTGGGCTGTGTGATCGTTCATAATGGATTGATTATAGGTGAAGGCTATCACGAAAAATACGGGCAAGCCCATGCAGAGGTAAACGCCATTGCTTCAGTTAAGAACAAATCCCTTTTAAAAGAGGCAACCCTCTATGTTAGCCTGGAACCCTGCGCTCATTTTGGAAAAACCCCGCCCTGTGCAGACTTAATTGTCAAGCATCAATTAAAGGAAGTCATCATCGCTGCGGTAGACAGCAATCCTCTAGTGGAGAAAAAAGGAATTCAAAAGTTAGAACAGGCAGGAATAGCCGTGACTACAGGAGTGATGGAGCAGGAGGTTAGAAAGCAGAATGTGCGGTTTTTCACCCAAATGGAGAAAAAGCGACCCTATATTATTCTAAAGTGGGCCCAGACAAAAGATGGCTTTGTAGCCCGTACCAACTTTGACAGTAAATGGATTAGCAATTCGCTTAGCAGACAGCAGGTACACCGCTGGCGTACAGAAGAGGATGCCATTTTGGTGGGCACCAATACCGCCCGCTATGACAATCCCCGACTCAATGCCAGAGATTGGTATGGAAAAGACCCATTGAGGTTGGTTGTAGACAGGGAGTTGAAATTGGAGGAAAGTTTACATTTGTTTGATGGGCAGCAAAACACCATCATATACAATAACAAACTCAATAAGACAATCGGAAAGACCGAATGGGCCAAAATAGATGTTCGCATCGATGCCAAAAAAATCGTAGCAGACCTTTATGCAAGAAACATTCAGAGTCTGATTGTGGAAGGTGGAGCAGCAGTTTTGGGGGATTTTATAGCAAATGACTTATGGGATGAGGCAAGGGTTTTTACCGGAAATGCCAAGTTTGGCTTGGGCATCCCAGCCCCTGTTATGACAACTATTCCCACTGCCCAATATACTTTTAAGGAGGATTTACTAGCAATTTACAGGAACCATGACTGAGGAAATCAATCTACCCAATAATGCCAACAAGGAGGAAATATACAAAGCCCTTCTGCCACAAGTAAAGGCCTTGCTTTCCGGAGAGGAAGATTTGGTTGCAAATATGGCCAATATGTCCGCGGTGCTAAAG
Protein-coding sequences here:
- a CDS encoding carbohydrate-binding family 9-like protein; the protein is MFRKSILLIGLSIINLAVYAQDIPQAKGYVAYKVSQKPIIDGKLEESNWLAANWSSPFMDIQGTDFPMPNQLTQMKMLWDENFLYIGILLKEKNIWATYTERESVIFHENDIEIFIDPDGDTHNYYEIEVNALGTLWDLLLTKPYKNGGNPINGWNINDFEYAIHLDGTINDPSDVDDHWSIEMAIPWKSLSQSGPSYKAPENGDQWRINFSRVQWQIEPTANGYTKKINPQTGKSYPEDNWVWSPMGLINMHLPERWGYVQFSDSQVGNGNQAFVMHADEQIKNELRKLYDAEKAFFAIHGHYTDQLTELNSNTPLSDVAIEATKSWFKISCPATSKDKYWYITEDSRIWKK
- a CDS encoding DUF4382 domain-containing protein, whose amino-acid sequence is MIKNTINFFGFWLLGLICIGCTEATETRSLINLLLIDSPGDFDEVWVEVNGVEILPAGIRGSEENANWVSIPYQAASNMVLVSALVNDTQLLIGRTEIPAGDISKVRFLLGDVAYLIKDDIRTDMSISTDSEALLELDVDINTQSGLSYDIILDLDLAQSVVANQSGGFDFVPHLRVFVGTGLSEITGTIYPISIAPHVLAISATDTFSTLTADDGGFLLSGLPEDEYEFKIAAPTGYQDTTFTLLTYPDSTLTLDPITITLQESTSP
- a CDS encoding efflux RND transporter permease subunit, which translates into the protein MFDLFIKRPVLSLVISLFFVLLGLLSFFTLPVELFPDIAPPSVSIRAKYRGANAEVAAKTVATPLEKVINGVPGMTYMTSVSSNRGTVVIKVYFQAGVDPDLAAVEIQNRVSTVVNDLPEIVTKAGVTVEKQVEGLLMYINIASDDPSLDEAFIYNYTDLNVLQELQRVDGVGLAEIMSTKDYSMRIWLKPDRMTAYKIATDDVIEAINNQNVEAAPGQLGISSGKDMQVLQYVLKYTGKFYEPKQYENLVIRANPDGSILRLKDIADVEFGNLNYGRIAKMDGKPAASVMVIQRPGSNASEVIANVKKKIEQIKQDNFPSGMDYKISYDVSRFLDASVKEVLVTLLEAFILVFIVVFIFLQDFRSTLIPTLAVPVALIGTMFFMQWLGFSINLLTLFALVLAIGIVVDNAIVVVEAVHAKMEKEGLDPRAATFAAMKEISGAIIAITMVMSAVFVPVAFMSGPVGVFYRQFSLTLAVAIFISGINALTLTPALCAILLKNHYGEEQKQTLLQRFFNKFNQYYNFFENKYLQYITYLVPRKGITTLILLFFFAATWGVSKILPTGFIPTEDQSMVYVNVTTPVGATVERTEKVLDELVQKLEGNEAVAGVSSLAGYSLGNGLSGASYGMAMVNLKSWDERKDLPIQGTLDEFAALGDEISDAKIDFFLPPTVSGFGNSSGFQMKVLDQTGTGNLNRLSTVTNDLVQELMAAPEIGYAFTDFDPTFPQFLIRIDQDQAAKNGVTIAKALGTMQVLLGGQFVSDFVRFEQMYDVMLQAGPEYRAKPEDVLALQVKNNVGEMVPISAFLTMEKAYGPEQLTRFNMYNSSTVKGSAAPGYSSGDVIAAIERVTAEKLPQGYNHDWYGMSREEVTSGNQAIVIFLICLLFVYLILSAQYESFLLPLPVIFSLPVGVFGAFISLYLLGLQNNIYAQVALIMLIGLLGKNAILIVEFAIQKREAGHSVIQAAVEGSVTRLRPILMTSFAFIAGLLPLAMATGAGALGNRSIGTAAAGGMFIGTIFGLIIIPGLYVIFAHFTFKKVEENSGPTSEKKDNSQVSFSNN
- the ribD gene encoding bifunctional diaminohydroxyphosphoribosylaminopyrimidine deaminase/5-amino-6-(5-phosphoribosylamino)uracil reductase RibD; protein product: MNEDQHKIYMLRAIELAELGRGSVSPNPMVGCVIVHNGLIIGEGYHEKYGQAHAEVNAIASVKNKSLLKEATLYVSLEPCAHFGKTPPCADLIVKHQLKEVIIAAVDSNPLVEKKGIQKLEQAGIAVTTGVMEQEVRKQNVRFFTQMEKKRPYIILKWAQTKDGFVARTNFDSKWISNSLSRQQVHRWRTEEDAILVGTNTARYDNPRLNARDWYGKDPLRLVVDRELKLEESLHLFDGQQNTIIYNNKLNKTIGKTEWAKIDVRIDAKKIVADLYARNIQSLIVEGGAAVLGDFIANDLWDEARVFTGNAKFGLGIPAPVMTTIPTAQYTFKEDLLAIYRNHD
- a CDS encoding efflux RND transporter periplasmic adaptor subunit, yielding MSRIKLNKIGIYAFFIPLIVVFSCNSGDKSGKKAEAVKEFPVIEVVASDTIMHRDYVADIKAIQNVELRARVQGFLEKVNVDEGQEVKKGQILFKTNEQEYKAELAKAKANFESAKAEAKVIEFEVGRLKIMVDNNVISESELNLTKAKYDAVLAKIEEAKSAMDNAEVQLSYTNIRAPFDGIIDRIPLKTGSLVEQGSLFTTVSNISSVHVYFNVSEKEYLEYIKSKGETTENNVVNLVLADGAPYAYEGIIETMQGEFNANTGSIAFRALFPNPTKILKHGATGKIILTNKIRNAIIIPQKAVFEIQDRSFVYIVKEDNTVEMRSIIPRARFSHYYIIESGLEVGERLVYEGIQNVKDGMTIQPKIVADETGSTLPENDDTLAEVMPTSTEQ